Sequence from the Arcobacter sp. CECT 8986 genome:
CAGAAATAGCTCTTAATATAAAGCATGGAACATTTAAAGCATCACAAATAACTGCGACACTTGCACCTTCCATTTCTAAAGCATCTGCCTTAAATGTATCTAATATAAAATCTTTTCTTTCAACAGAATTAACAAATTGATCACCTGTTGCTATTGTTCCTTCTAATACTTTTATATCATTTTCTAATGCAACTTTTTTTGCAACTTCTCTAATTTCTTTAGAAGTATCAACAAAAACTTTTCCACCAGGAACATATCCATATGGATGACCAAAAGCAACTATATCTAAATCATGTTGACATAATTTATCTGCAATTACTAAATCACCAATTTTTAATTCACTATTAACTGCACCTGCAACACCTGA
This genomic interval carries:
- a CDS encoding 5'-methylthioadenosine/adenosylhomocysteine nucleosidase; translation: MNKLAIMGAMEEEIEPLLEYFDDIKVTEYADNKYYEVNLDGLEVVIAYSKIGKVFASLTASTMIEKFGCDTLLFSGVAGAVNSELKIGDLVIADKLCQHDLDIVAFGHPYGYVPGGKVFVDTSKEIREVAKKVALENDIKVLEGTIATGDQFVNSVERKDFILDTFKADALEMEGASVAVICDALNVPCFILRAISDSADHSADFDFDEFLKSSAKISADYVIKIAKALQNK